A section of the Castanea sativa cultivar Marrone di Chiusa Pesio chromosome 12, ASM4071231v1 genome encodes:
- the LOC142620995 gene encoding tripeptidyl-peptidase 2-like, protein MPFQPGHIERRYIEVPLGASWVEATIQTSGFDTTRRFFVDAVQICPLQRPQKWESVATFSSPAAKSVAFPAVAGQTMELAIAQFWSSGIGSHESTIVEFEVVFHGININKEEVVLDGSEAPSRIDAEALLASEKLAPAALLNKLKIPYRPIDSKLCTLATNRDNLPSGKQILALALTYKFKLEDATEVKPQIPLLNNRVYDTKFESQFYMIYDTNRRIYAMGDVYPIFSKLPKGEYNLQLYQHDNVQYLEKLKQLVLFTERNLEEKDVIRLNFFSQPDGPVMGNSTFKTSVLVPGKKESIYLGPPSKDKLPKSEYPKYTPLLAKILEGLLSQSNVEDKIHHDEEVIDSANEVVDSIDREELAKFISLKSDPEDEEAEKNKKKMEITRDQLAEALYEKGLALADIESLKGQEASSLASSKDLEITRDQSQPEFGVQPDLFEENFKELKKWVNLKSSKYGTLYVRDVVEGLEQH, encoded by the exons ATGCCATTCCAGCCAG GCCACATAGAAAGAAGATATATAGAAGTGCCACTTGGTGCTAGTTGGGTTGAAGCAACGATACAAACATCAGGATTTGATACAACCCGAAGATTCTTTGTAGATGCGGTTCAG ATTTGTCCCTTACAAAGGCCTCAAAAGTGGGAGAGCGTTGCGACATTTTCTTCTCCTGCTGCCAAAAGCGTTGCCTTTCCTGCTGTGGCTGGTCAGACAATGGAATTAGCTATAGCTCAGTTTTGGTCAAGTGGAATAGGAAGTCATGAAAGCACTATTGTTGAATTTGAG GTTGTGTTTCATGGGATTAACATCAATAAAGAGGAAGTAGTACTTGATGGAAGTGAAGCACCCAGCAGAATAGATGCAGAAGCTTTGCTGGCATCAGAGAAACTTGCACCTGCTGCTCTTCTAAACAAGCTGAA AATTCCATATCGCCCTATTGATTCTAAACTTTGTACCCTTGCAACAAATCGTGACAATCTACCTTCTGGAAAACAGATTCTGGCACTGGCATTAAC TTACAAGTTCAAATTGGAAGATGCAACCGAAGTAAAACCTCAAATACCATTACTTAACAACCGTGTATATGACACTAAATTTGAGTCTCAATTTTATATGATTTATGACACAAACAGG cGTATATATGCAATGGGTGATGTCTAtccaattttttcaaaacttccTAAGGGAGAATATAATCTACAGCTATATCA GCATGACAATGTGCaatatttggaaaaattaaagcaGTTGGTGCTCTTCACTGAAagaaatttggaagagaag GATGTCATTCGATTGAACTTTTTCTCTCAACCGGATGGCCCTGTTATGGGAAATAGTACCTTTAAAACCTCAGTTTTAGTTCCAGG aaaaaaagaatcaatttattTGGGCCCGCCATCCAAAGACAAGCTCCCCAAG TCTGAATATCCAAAATACACTCCattacttgcaaaaattttGGAAGGCTTGCTTTCTCAGAGTAATGTTGAGGACAAAATCCACCATGATGAAGAG GTTATTGACAGTGCAAATGAGGTGGTTGATAGTATTGACAGAGAAGAGTTGGCTAAATTTATTTCGCTCAAAAGTGACCCTGAAGATGAAGAAGCAGAG aaaaacaagaagaagatggaAATAACCCGTGACCAATTAGCAGAGGCACTGTACGAAAAAGGATTGGCACTAGCAGATATTGAATCTCTAAAG GGCCAGGAGGCATCGTCCTTGGCTTCATCTAAAGATTTGGAGATTACTCGTGATCAATCTCAACCAGAGTTTGGTGTCCAGCCAGATCTGTTTGAAGAGAACTTCAAAGAATTAAAGAAATGGGTTAATTTGAAGTCGTCTAAATATGGCACCCTCTATGTGAGAGACGTAGTGGAAGGCTTGGAACAGCATTGA
- the LOC142618923 gene encoding cytokinin hydroxylase-like — protein sequence MGLLDLATGFNIAVLLAFFLFLITLRVLFSCWISPTLKYWKIRRNGFRGPTPSFPFGNIKDIVKMSGDSSLQSSNSPHDIHSNAFPYFAQWQKSYGKTFIYWLGTEPFLYIAEPEFLKKMSGSVMAKSWGKPTVFKNDRDPMFGNGLVMVEGDEWVRQRHVITPAFNPINLKVMASLMVESATNMLDNWTTFINSGKPEIDAESEIIKTAGEIIAKTSFGVSYKTGQNVLEKLRALQVTLFKSNRFVGVPFSKFFCPKKTLEAKRLGKEIDQLFLSIINDRKKSIKGKTPQDLLGILLQGSPVDSRLGKTLSQQELVDECKTFFFGGHETTALAITWTLLLLAMNPEWQDQLRDEIREVVKDGEIDVNTLAGLKKMGWVLNEVLRLYPSAPNVQRQAREDIRVDDLTIPNGTNMWIDVVAMHHDPELWGEDVNEFKPERFKGDMYGGCKHKMGYLPFGFGGRMCVGRNLTFMEYKIVLTLILSRFSFTLSPTYSHSPAILLSLRPKYGLPLRFQPL from the exons atgggGTTGCTTGACCTGGCTACAGGTTTTAACATAGCCGTGTTGTTGGCGTTTTTTCTCTTCCTGATCACCTTAAGAGTGTTATTTTCTTGCTGGATTTCACCAACTCTTAAGTATTGGAAAATTCGGAGAAATGGGTTTAGAGGACCAACTCCAAGTTTTCCTTTTGGTAACATTAAGGATATCGTTAAGATGTCCGGTGATTCTTCGTTGCAGTCTTCGAATTCTCCACATGATATACACTCAAATGCTTTTCCCTACTTTGCACAATGGCAAAAGAGTTATG GAAAAACGTTCATATACTGGCTGGGCACAGAGccatttttatatatagcaGAACCTGAGTTCCTAAAGAAAATGTCTGGATCGGTCATGGCAAAGAGTTGGGGAAAGCCAACCGTGTTCAAAAATGATAGAGATCCTATGTTTGGCAATGGTTTGGTCATGGTTGAAGGAGATGAATGGGTTCGCCAGCGACATGTCATTACTCCTGCATTCAATCCAATCAACCTGaag GTTATGGCAAGCTTAATGGTGGAGTCAGCCACTAATATGCTAGATAATTGGACTACCTTCATTAACTCAGGAAAGCCAGAGATTGATGCAGAGAGCGAAATTATAAAAACAGCTGGAGAGATCATTGCTAAGACAAGCTTTGGTGTAAGTTACAAAACTGGCCAGAATGTGTTAGAAAAACTAAGAGCCCTGCAAGTGACTCTCTTTAAGTCTAACCGCTTTGTGGGGGTCCCTTTTAGCAAATTCTTTTGCCCTAAGAAAACCCTAGAGGCCAAAAGACTTGGCAAGGAAATCGACCAACTCTttttatcaatcataaatgatCGAAAAAAATCGATTAAAGGGAAAACTCCACAAGACTTGCTAGGCATATTGCTTCAAGGGAGTCCTGTTGATAGCCGATTAGGAAAGACATTATCACAGCAGGAATTAGTGGATGAGTGCAAGACTTTCTTCTTTGGAGGCCATGAGACAACAGCATTGGCAATCACGTGGACGCTGTTACTTTTGGCCATGAATCCAGAGTGGCAAGACCAGTTGAGAGATGAGATCAGAGAAGTTGTTAAAGATGGAGAGATTGATGTCAATACGCTTGCTGGACTAAAGAAG ATGGGATGGGTGTTAAATGAGGTTCTTCGACTTTACCCTTCAGCACCAAACGTACAAAGGCAAGCGAGAGAAGACATTCGAGTGGATGACCTAACAATTCCTAATGGAACCAACATGTGGATTGACGTGGTGGCCATGCACCATGACCCGGAACTATGGGGTGAGGATGTGAATGAGTTCAAGCCAGAGAGGTTCAAGGGTGACATGTATGGAGGGTGCAAGCACAAGATGGGGTATCTGCCTTTTGGGTTTGGAGGCAGAATGTGTGTTGGTAGGAACTTGACGTTTATGGAGTACAAGATTGTCCTAACGCTAATTCTCTCTAGGTTTTCTTTTACCCTCTCCCCAACTTACAGTCATTCTCCTGCTATTTTGCTCTCTCTAAGGCCTAAGTATGGACTGCCTCTCAGATTTCAACCCCTTTAG